A DNA window from Plasmodium vinckei vinckei genome assembly, chromosome: PVVCY_10 contains the following coding sequences:
- a CDS encoding transcription factor 3b, putative, which translates to MEKISPEILAARAKLKERMGNNQRQIGGKGTARRKIKKVHKNSMPNEKKINLILKKIGASYFGDVDEICVYKNSDKYLEFKRPKLSASLQSNTYIVTGKFTEQTIDINKIFEGLQGNKNVDMKLLERLKNDPTIKSLMAKDREKNKKKEDGEQNVEVPDLVENFEEVSKEEKTEEYILY; encoded by the coding sequence atggaaaaaatatccCCCGAAATTTTAGCTGCTAGAGCTAAACTTAAAGAACGAATGGGAAATAACCAAAGACAAATAGGAGGAAAAGGAACAGCtagaagaaaaattaaaaaagttcataaaaattcaatgccaaatgaaaaaaaaattaatttaatattaaaaaaaattggtgCTTCCTATTTTGGTGATGTTGATgaaatatgtgtatataaaaactcAGATAAATACCTCGAATTTAAAAGACCAAAATTATCAGCATCCTTACAATCAAATACTTATATTGTTACTGGAAAGTTTACTGAACAAACAAttgatattaataaaatttttgaagGATTacaaggaaataaaaatgtagataTGAAGCTTTTAGAAAGATTAAAGAATGACCCAACTATTAAAAGCTTAATGGCTAAAGacagagaaaaaaataaaaaaaaagaagatggAGAACAGAATGTTGAAGTACCAGATTTAGTTGAAAACTTTGAAGAAGTCTCAAAAGAAGAGAAAACGgaagaatatattttatattaa
- a CDS encoding 60S ribosomal protein L21, putative: protein MGGKSKGKRSGTRYKFSQGFRKHGECTANKYLEKINYGDYIDIVCDSSQQKGMPFNFYHGRTGKVFHITKRGVGVLVNKRVRHRIIQKKVCVRIEHVRKSRCNEDFILRKKKNQQLIKEAKLKNEHVSVKRKTEGPKPAAMIKVPPSKLITVEPLPFYEEY, encoded by the coding sequence ATGGGAGGTAAATCAAAAGGTAAAAGATCAGGAACAAGATATAAGTTTTCCCAAGGTTTTCGTAAACATGGAGAATGTACTGccaataaatatttggaaaaaataaattatggaGATTATATTGATATAGTATGTGATTCTTCTCAACAAAAAGGTATGCCATTTAATTTCTATCATGGAAGAACAGGAAAAGTTTTTCATATTACAAAAAGAGGTGTTGGTGTTTTAGTCAATAAAAGAGTTAGGCATCgaattattcaaaaaaaagtttgtGTAAGAATTGAGCATGTAAGAAAATCTCGATGTAATGaagattttattttaagaaaaaaaaaaaatcaacaattaattaaagaagcaaaattaaaaaatgaacatgTATCagttaaaagaaaaaccgAAGGACCTAAACCAGCTGCCATGATTAAAGTACCTCCATCAAAATTAATTACTGTCGAACCATTACCATTCTATGAagaatattaa
- a CDS encoding DEAD/DEAH box helicase, putative, which translates to MNANWVSQLENLLGEKNTKKNCEANGINFPKIKNEVQNETNYEQKDYHNLTSYNIKKEIISNYQKENINRLYSWQKECLCELKKVKWEECENFLFVAQTSGGKTLVAEIFAFEEIKKTEKVFFLFPLNSLINEKLEYFKKICKSTDIQIGSEFDQNDIILCTYEKFNNYLNKNKLKYSTEDIISQGYDYTSQKNYNYDSYNNEDKKYIVIIDEFHLISEKGRGIYIENIISKCLYLNKKKPRIKIICMSATLNNMHKLKKWLNAKIYISSYRPQVVSEHYVCNYDIYKKRSEFDYYYLNNMYNFCTSYENVRDNKSLPCYRSTLNYKVEKAAIHDIDCVTPRRSDYATPVKYGYQTQLTAQSELFKNKIYNFLQQKNQSLNNDLIQTILCFSYHSLVKNINTLIFCSTKRNCEIYINLINQFISALSIDNVPEHIKIKREKLNERILQIDKYAYEKMNKLITNGICYYYSDIGNSIKRLLENFYKEKVLFLLTCTSTLAVGLNLLVDRVLIASPFIAQNFLTITQYKQMIGRAARLKEGDSFLIVEKKHEKKILQLFKENVTNIKSTMNNGSQEEIEKYIIEFLCLVDKPMTFHDIISIFSYSLCFVEFTVDDNEIDENYITNTNEHILDNIAYIYHFGNSGMNTFYEELDMYCNDNSWIGKEITSVSSMKHFDQNELTPIKYECSPYHISSTTPRKIDQKKGEKCTNTTNMSLHNLLELGMHMFTQNELLFYEKVKKEINTAINNLIKHKCIEIINQKKIKATRLCKSLCISNFTITYGIDLLNEIKSYDKIHTYNNKFHLCYICSCHNLNIAGFIYYLPFLKNLISIISFDNYTKYIIFEILKFDNDIINMLNLKNQNISHDQKKKKFFSDNLVQKKYNKLYLAILLFLYLQGANISTICTIFKIPKDVLKSILQNTYIHIHILIAFFDELDEWIISCLLKKFLQHFKSTKPVSENNSDEFFQVAEFNYSKYYSKKRKKEKNTQWGK; encoded by the coding sequence ATGAATGCAAATTGGGTATCACAACTTGAAAATTTACTAGGAGAGAAAAACACAAAGAAAAACTGCGAAGCAAATGGCATAAATTTTCCAAAGATCAAAAATGAAGTGCAAAATGAGACAAATTACGAGCAGAAGGATTACCATAATTTAACTAGCTacaacataaaaaaagagattATAAGTAATTATCAAAAAGAGAATATAAATAGATTATATAGTTGGCAAAAGGAATGTTTGTGTGAACTAAAGAAAGTAAAATGGGAGGAATGTGAAAACTTTTTATTCGTGGCACAGACATCTGGTGGTAAAACATTAGTAGCTGAAATATTTGCTTTTGAGGAAATCAAAAAAACAGAAAAAGTATTTTTCCTATTCCCATTAAATTCATTGATTAATGAGAAATtggaatattttaaaaaaatatgtaagaGTACAGATATTCAAATAGGTAGTGAATTTGATcaaaatgatattattttatgtacatatgaaaaatttaataattatttaaataaaaacaaactGAAGTATAGTACGGAAGATATTATTTCACAAGGCTATGATTATACTtctcaaaaaaattataactaTGATagttataataatgaagacaaaaaatacatagTCATAATTGACGAATTTCATCTTATAAGTGAAAAGGGAAGAGGGatttatattgaaaatataatttcaaaatgtttatatttgaataaaaagaaacctcgaataaaaattatatgcatgAGTGCaacattaaataatatgcacAAGTTGAAAAAATGGTTAAATgctaaaatatacatatcaTCCTATCGGCCCCAAGTAGTTAGTGAGCATTATGTGTGTAATTatgatatttataaaaagagATCTGAatttgattattattatcttaacaatatgtataatttttgtacATCATATGAAAATGTAAGAGATAATAAGTCCCTACCATGTTATAGAAGCACACTTAATTACAAAGTTGAAAAAGCTGCAATACATGATATTGATTGTGTAACACCACGCCGAAGTGATTATGCAACACCAGTCAAATATGGGTACCAGACACAGCTAACTGCACAATCTGAACTTTTCaagaataaaatttataattttttacaacaaaaaaatcaatcattaaataatgatttaattcaaacaatattatgtttttcttATCATAGTTtagttaaaaatataaatacattaatattttgttctacaaaaagaaattgtgaaatttacataaatttaataaatcaatTTATTAGTGCATTATCTATTGATAATGTTCCggaacatataaaaataaaacgagaaaaattaaatgagaGAATACTTCAGAttgataaatatgcatatgaaaagatgaacaaattaataacTAATGGgatatgttattattatagtgATATTGGAAATTCTATAAAACGTTTATtagaaaatttttataaagagaaagtattatttttattaacctGCACATCAACATTAGCTGTTggtttaaatttattagtGGACCGAGTTTTAATAGCATCACCATTTATTGCGCAAAACTTTTTAACTATAACacaatataaacaaatgatTGGTAGGGCAGCTAGATTAAAAGAAGGAGATTCTTTTTTGattgttgaaaaaaaacatgagaaaaaaatattacaattatttaaagaaaatgtaactaatataaaaagtacGATGAATAATGGGTCACAAgaagaaatagaaaaatatataattgaatttttatgtttagtAGATAAGCCAATGACATTTCATGATAtaatttctatattttcttattcCTTATGTTTTGTTGAGTTTACAGTTgatgataatgaaataGACGAGAATTATATAACAAATACAAATGAGCATATTTTAGACaatattgcatatatatatcattttggCAATAGTGGTATGAATACCTTTTATGAAGAACTAGATATGTATTGTAATGATAACTCCTGGATTGGTAAGGAGATAACAAGTGTTAGTTCCATGAAGCACTTTGatcaaaatgaattaacgccaataaaatatgagtGTTCACCATATCATATTAGTAGTACAACACCGAGAAAGATTGATCAAAAAAAGGGTGAAAAATGTACAAATACAACAAATATGTCTTTACATAATTTACTAGAATTGGGCATGCACATGTTCACgcaaaatgaattattattttatgaaaaggtaaaaaaagaaattaacacagcaataaataatctaataaaacataaatgtattgaaataataaaccaaaaaaaaataaaagctACAAGATTGTGTAAGTCTTTATGTATAAGTAATTTTACAATAACATATGGTATAGACttattaaatgaaataaaaagttatgACAAAATACAtacttataataataaatttcatttatgttatatatgttCATGTCATAATTTAAACATTGCAgggtttatatattatttaccatttttaaaaaatttaatatcaATTATATCATTTGACAACTATACtaaatacataatttttgaaatattaaaatttgataatgatataataaatatgttaaatttaaaaaatcaaaatatttcacatgaccaaaaaaaaaaaaagtttttttcTGATAACCTTGttcagaaaaaatataacaaattgTATTTggctattttattatttttatatttacaagGAGCTAATATATCTACTATATgtactatttttaaaataccaAAAGATGTATTAAAATcgattttacaaaatacatatattcatatacaTATCCTAATTGCCTTCTTTGATGAGCTTGATGAATGGATAATATCATGTCTTTTGAAAAAGTTCCTTCaacattttaaaagtaCAAAACCTGTTtcagaaaataatagtgatgaattttttcaagttgcagaatttaattattcaaaatattattcaaaaaaaagaaagaaggAAAAGAATACGCAGTGGGGTAAATAA